From Aspergillus luchuensis IFO 4308 DNA, chromosome 2, nearly complete sequence:
ACTGTTGAGCCTGTTATGTACAGTACATAGTGAATTGGCAAATGTAGTACAGATCTACCTCATATTGCATAGCCATTGCTACACAGCCTTTTGATACGCTGTTGTTCTAAATAGGAAAGTCGTAGCGAAGGTGCATTCTATAGGAGATATTGTGAATAGGAGTTCTCCTTGTGCGCTTGTTCCTTACTGGAAAGAGGCTCCTTCtgtagtagaagtagtatgTATAGGGTATGTGGCTTCTTTAGGTGgtagtttataaaatttatacgTCCTAGTATgtgtttccttttccattgACCCCTGCACGATAATATGTTTGGTGTTTGGTCCAGGAGCCCCTGACCGGTACCTGCGTGAGGCTGCTTGCAGCATAGGCTATGTTGCATAGGGCTGTACCTGAGCATGTAGTCTCGGAGTGTAAGCACGGTAATATGTGGCGATATATGAATGATTATGAATGGAGTTATGCTTCTTCCACGTGATGTGTAAACTTGATATTGTTAGGATGAGGAACAGTAGCAAGAGCTCGATTTCAGATAGAATGTATGAAGGAAACTACTATGCCCTGTTGAATAAAACTACATCAAGTTGCATCTGTAGATCTCAAGACCTTAGTAGCCAGGATTTGTCTGAAGTAAACTTCATCATTACTACTGTCTATCTCAATCATGAGCGTTCATTCTATTACCATTTTGACATatcaaacaagaagaatCGTGGATATCATGACCTAAGAGCTACCGACGGGTCCCTCACCACCGGGGATCAACTGAATAATAGATACTGTCAGTCTGGAGCATAATCAGTAACACAAGGTATGGCTGAAGACATACCATGCAGACGTTGTTTCCGTTCAACAGAATCTTGGGGAGTTTCACTTGAGAGCCGGAGTAATCGCTGTCGCATGTTTAGCAATGGTTCTTTGCTTCACACACAGAGTGATAGCTAAGGGAAGGAGAGCCTCAGAGATAGGAGATTTCCATCCAGATAGCTTGCTGATAAGGGGGCTTACAACTCAGTCACGTCTTCCAGAACCATGTCTGCAGCAGGTCAGTTCACGCACATCGTACACCACGACAGGAGAAATACTTACTGACGTAGTCATCGAATCCAAGCAGCGTTCCGGCGAATTCTGAATGCATGTTAGCTATCTAGCTTATCGtctgcccctcccccgcagGGAGATGTTCATGCAGACCTTTGTCGTTCTTCATGATGACCCATATCCTGGATCCGACACACTTGTCGATCAATTCTGTCGCGCATGTTAATAAGCAGATCATCACAAGTACGCCATGTATACACGGCTTCTGACAGGGTCATTTACcaagaggaagaagttgtGACGCCATTGTGGATTGATTAGGTTATTAAGCAGCTACTTCCAACTCAGCATATATCCCCCAAGATATGCAATCTATACCCATAGACAACTTACTGTTTTTCTTCTAGGTGGAAACAGGAGCCCCTTGCCTAGATCTGATATAGAAAATGAAGCGGGCGGACTGACGAACGGATGCTGGAATGATTCCATCCACACAATCTTGGCGGGCCCCGGTGGCAGAGTTTATCCGGCCCGGATGGCCTCCCCCAATCAGATCTACAATCCCACTCCGCTTCATCGGGTGTGATTTTCAGGTACGCCCTGTCGCTTTGTCGGTTCAAGGCTGCTGAAATCCTACATGATATATTAATTGAGCAGATTGTTATGattctatattctattatgGACTTCTTTCAGTCAGTGTGCTTTGCGTGACTTGTAAGACTTGACGCGATCTATAAAGACCGGTGGCGGTGATAGAAGCCGGCGGCAAGCGTCactttttacttcttttgaTCTGGTCTACTATGATGGCTCTCCGCGACGCAGCTATGTCTTGGTATTTCTACCCCGTTTATGACTGAacaaattcttatatatgtGTTAGCTCGACCAATGGATATATGTGCATACGCACAATGCAAAACCAGGCTGCCATGACAGCCACTCGCTCAAGGTTGCTGCGCAGGTCGTGCGCCTTGATTCAGCATATGACGCTGAATGGCTCAATAAACAGGCCGTACTCTGCTCTGAATAGTAGTAGCTGCTCTCCACGTTCCAGCTCGAGCAAAAATGAGAAAGACATTCTACAGAGCCTACCTGGAACAAGGCATGTCTCTTCCAGGATCGACAGTCGGTCCTGCGAACTTAAACCCCGGCCTTCACAGGCCAGCGACACGACACTTTGCAATCAGACCTCTCCATATACGTGTCGCCAAAATGCCGTTTCTAATAGCCACAGACATATAACCTATCCATTTCCAGCACAAGAAAGATGCTATAGCTCGAATACAGTCCTGCGACCAATGATTGAGCATATAATCGACAGTAAAGACGTCGGAGAACTCCAGACACCAGAATCACCAGTATTACTAGCCAAGTCAGAAACACTGAGTGCAAGCAACAATGACATAGATGAGTCTGCCTCAGAAAACCACCCAGCAGGAGAATCAAAACCGGTCCTCACACCCGCCGAGGATCCCCCAACACCCAAGTTCTGGAGCCACACCATGCTCAAAAGCCCCGAAGGCAAAAACATCATCGTCCACTACTGCAAAACACTCAAAAGCAGCGAAGACGTCGCGCAACTCTTCCTAAACGACAAGATCCTCGGCTTCGACATGGAATGGAAAGCGCAGGCCTCCGCCTGGAACAGCATCCAAGACAACGTATCCCTGATCCAAGTCGCAAACAGGGAGCGAATCGCTCTCTTCCACGTCGCGCTCTTTAGACCAGGCCGAAAACTCAGCGACCTCGTCCCTCCATCTCTCAAACAAATCATCGAATCTCCAGACATCACGAAGCTCGGAGTATCAATCAAAGCAGACTGCACGCGTCTCCGCAAGTACCTTAAGATCGATGCGCACGGGATCTTCGAGCTTAGCCATCTCCATAAACTGGTCAAATACTGTCAGAGTAACCCGAAACTGATTAACAAACGACCTGTCAATCTCAGTGAGCAGGTGGAGGAGCACCTGGGGCTTCCGTTGGAGAAAGCGGAAGATGTGAGGTGCAGTGATTGGACGGTCTCTTTGAGTTATCGCCAGGTGCAATGTAAGTTCTATTCGCCCGCCCCTGGTGCCGACACATGAATAATGAGTGTATGTGTAGATGCTGCATCCGATTCGTATGCTTGTATCTGCTTGTTTGATACTATGGATGCGAAGCGGAAAGCCCTCGATCCTCGACCACCTTTACCTGCTCATGCGGATCTGGATCTGCCTATTCGTATTGTGCAGGAGCCGACTGTGACGACGGTCcctgatgatgtcgaagtGGTTAAGCCTTAATGGCTTGCTTGAGACAGATTAACGGTACAGTGGTTGCCACAGCATATGCAAACTCCCGCGATGAACCAGGTCAGTTGCTGCCTGGTTTAAACATAGAGCGACGTGATATATCCTCTGTGGTTGAAATGACCAGATTTCAGGGCCCTAGACTTTGACTATCGGATCTATATAGATCTCAGAACTAGAACATGAAATGATACCCTTGCTAGAATCATCAATATATACAACATTTTCATCAGAAACTGAATAGAAAATCAGAGTCATTTACAATCGAGACTGCCAAAGTAATTGCCTCTAAAATGAATGGGGTATAATTATAGACAAGAAAGCATGATACAGTCCAGACATGTATATAAACAGCGCTGTAAAGTCATAAAACCATCAAAATCATCCCCTCAAGGGCAGCACTTTCGACAAGAGCACTTCCTGTCGACAAAGCGGGCACTCCGGCTTCTCCCGTACCCAGTCCCGCACACACGTCCAACAAAAGACATGTCCACAGGTCGTGACACTCGGATCTTTGAACAACTCCAGACAGAGCGTACATTTGCGCTGCTGTCCTTCAGGGATCCACGGGATCGCATGGGAGTCTTCCGAGAAATCGTACCGGGCAGCAGAAgccggaaggagaggaagcgaGGAGGGATTCTCGAGTGACGGTATCAAGGAGCCCCCATACTGTTTCATACCGGCATCTGCTTCAAGTCCAGTATCTTCATTTTCCTGTCCTAAGTCGGCCCCAACCTTCTTGATGTGCAGGATTCCCTGAACAGCGATCTGCAAGACAAGCAGCACACCCAAGACTTCATAACCAACCCGTTGTTCACCCTCCTCTACCTTCTTCGTGAAGACATACCGCAGGCCCGAGAACCGCTTCGAGAGATGATAGTAAGCGCCCGTGAAATAGAACGTTGCGATGCTAACGGCGTATATGGGTGACAGCGACGTGATGGAGTCCAGATGCTCGAGGATGTATTTCTGGATCCGGAGTTTCGTGAAGAAGGACGTTTTCTTAGATGACTTGTTGTCCTTGGCTTGCTCCACTGTTGTCTTCTTGGCTTGGGATGCTTTGAATTGTTGTCGAGCGATACTGCGTTCCAGCTTCGATCGCAGTCGTTGTCGGAAAGCGGGGAGAATTCGCTGCAGCGTCCAGGGCAGCAGGATACTGCTGAGGATGTACCCGGCTCGtctgggaagagaagggagcTGAAGGGTGTCGTCTTCTAGTTGGACCAAGTCGCAGTATTCTTCTCCTAGGGTCCGGTTTCCGATGAAGGTGGTCAAGGCAAAGTAGAGGATCTCGGTTAGGTGTTTGATGGCATCGGAGTGGGTGTGTGCATAGCGAGCTCCGCGGAGAGAGCGAACAATTGAATGGGCTTGGCTTGTCAAGCTCCCTGTCATGAAGACATCCTTTTCATGCGACCGAATGATATCTGGGGAGGTAGCGAAAGGGTAGAAATGGGCCGAGGGAGAGACGGACGGTGTCGGAGCGGAGGTAGTTAGGGAGAGATCTTCGTCGGCCATTGTGAGGGAAGTGGGAGAGTGCGAGAGGTGgagagttgaagaagaaatgcggAGATACTGTGGGGAGAGAGCTATTCCCTCGTTGAGACAGCTATCATGGCCGGAtagagatggagaaagaaagagagggagggagataagGCGCGTGGAATTGTATAGCAGCGCCGGCATGCAACGGCGGATCCCCGAAAGGCGGAGGAGTATCGCCAGTGCCTCGGTAATACTCACGTGATGCTCTAGACAGCCGCAACGTGACCCCTATCACATGACTCAACTCACGTGCTAAGGGTCAAGTCCCAAAGAGGCCAGGCTAGACCCAAAGCGGGACCAGTGCGCGTCGTTACAAGCCGGAAAGCCGCGCGGAGCCGCTGGGCCCCGTCCAAAGTGGAAAGCCGACCTGAAACCGGCGGTCCCTGAGCTTCTTCACTTCCCGCTGCTTAAACTGCTTCGCTGGTCATGATTTGAGTGCCCTTTGTGGTCGTCAAACCTCACCCCGAGTCGCTCCTTGATctcccccccctccaacccccctctccccccttcgCCTGATCAGTCACTGTCGCTACATACTCTTCACTACTGGCTCCGTGCCTCGAGCCTCCCTCGAGTCACTTCCGAATCTCCCTCTCGGTCTCCCTCTGGTGCTGAATTCCCGGCGCCGCCGTCTCTTCAATGGAATATGGGTGTCGATCAACATGCTCAATTGGATCGCTTcagtctcttcctccccttcccctatCGCGTGGCGGTGATACTGCTGGCTGGTATGCTACCCCTTGGATGAtcgcccccctcctctaATCCCCGGCATTTCATTTGGCTGACATTTCGTTATCGATAGGTTTCTGGGGTTGGGGTGCTAATCTGCAGTACCTCCTAAAGGCCAATATTGTGGGTGAtgcccctccctctccctcttcatcccccttcccttaCACCTTCTTTTGTCTATAGTTATATACATTCGCTGACTGGCTTCTTCTTAGGATGTCCCTGCCCTCATTAAATACCCTGCTCGACAATCCTCCAGTCAACGCCCGCATTATGCCTCGACATACCAGTTGGCCACTATCCTGACCATCCCGCTCGTCGTCTCCCTCCTTATCTTCTGGCCTGCCACCCATGGCTCTGCAGAACGCGTCGAAGCGGTGGAGTTCATTCCGCAATCATACTTCTTCATTGGACTATTTATCCTCATCTTGCCCTTCTACCGAATCGCGCGCTCGGGCCGATATCGGTTCTTCATGACTTTGAAGCGCATCAGTCTTGGAGGTCTGGCGGAAGCACAAGATGGCAAATTCGGGGATATTCTGCTGGCAGATGCTCTGACAAGCTATTCGAGAGTCCTCGCGGACTTGGTTGTTACCTTCTGCATGTTCTTTACCACGGACGTCTCCAGCACGTCCAAACCCACCCGCAAGTGTCGCACGAACGATTACGTCGTTCCCTTGATCATCGCTTTTCCCAGTATTATCCGACTTCGCCAATGTCTCATCGAATACTTGCGTGTGCGTCGGGCTACCCAGCGTAGTCAAGTCGCAGGCAGCCAGGGTGGCCAGCACTTGGCTAACGCCCTGAAATACGCCACCGCGTTCCCGGTTATCATCCTGGCAGCCAAATTAAAGAACTACAACCCTCTAGACTTTTACGGCTACAGTGAGATGAGCCTTTCGCGGCTCTTGTACGTGCTCGACTGCTCTTTCCTGCCTTCTGCGAGTGGCTCTGTCTAACCGCGCTTCCTCTGTTACAGGTTTTTCTTTACATTCATCAACTCCGCATACTCCTTCTACTGGGATGTCACCAAGGATTGGGATTtgaccctcttctcttcggcaCGCCACAGTCACGAACACCCATACGGACTGCGCCGCCATCGCTACTTCGCCAACCGACAATACTACCTCGCGATCATCATTGATCTGGCCATCCGTTTCTCCTGGCTCTCTAGATACGTGCCGGGATTTGTCTGGATGAGTGAGACCGAGTTTGGAATTTTTATACTCATGTTCTCCGAGGTCGCCCGTCGTTGGATGTGGGTTTTCCTCCGCGTCGAGGCCGAGTGGAGTAAgtcacccatccatcacacAAGCACGTTACCGTGCCACCTTCAACTGACTCGTGGCACCGAAAACAGTCCGAAACAGCCGCGGTCCTGCCCCCGACGATATTCTCCTTGGCGAGTTCGGCGGCAAATTGGACGCAGACTGAACTTATACAACCTTGCCGCATCTTTCTAGACAAGGCTTCTCGCCCATTCCTCTATAAACTGACATGACTTTTGTGTATCCAACATTGTAGCCAGCATTCATCGTTATTGTGATTACGTATGTAAGAacatctttcttccttctgcctTTTATCTCCTGCCTTCCACCCTTTTCTTGGTTTGGCTTGGTGCGTCTAGAGCCCATCCGGCCCATTTACTTTTTTCAAacttgatttgatttggATTGGCTTGGTTCCGTTCCTCTTACTATACACTTGTCTGTTctatacacacacacacacacctatacttattttcttcttctcttctttttttccatttttctaCTGGGAGGCGGAGAGGCGTCTGTATCATATTATATTGGGCAGGAaacaaagggaaagggagtgTTGCGGAGCAGTTCATGTGTTGTTTCGTATACGCTAAAACGTATAGTATAAATCCTCAGtctgttttgtttcttttctttatttcctATATCTTATactccctcttttttttcttctttgccacTCTCTCTTCGGGTtcctttcattcctttcgTTGTAGTAgcttttctctttcattaTGTATTGGGTACCTAGTAGTACCACTCGTTTTGGTActgtttgggggtggaggaaagACTGCGGGTTGGTCATAGTGCTGGATAGTATGATAATCGGGGCTGTCGTGGACAGTGCACTCGCTTTAATCGGTAATACTAATGgtgattattaataagttgcttgcttttctttcactAGTGGAGGTAGTTACAGTGATAGCATGGACGCTGAATGGAAGGAATAAATAATGATAGAAAGGTAGAACAATAAATCACTAGATAAATGCTCGTTGATCGTGAAAGGGGCTTAGCTGACATAATAGAAAAAtgatagaataaaatatacaaTACAGTAATAAACATAtaagcaggaaaagaagttCAAGATAAGAGATCTGTATAATGGAAGAGATGCGAAATATACAACACGGTAAAGGAAATaatggaaatgaagaaaataatGAGAAATCGTCGCTCGTACAACAGCATAGATAGGTCATATCAATGTCTGTTCTGAGGCGTATTGTGGTTATCGAACAAATCTTCCAGATATGCGCTTGGTGTGCGACcctgaggaggagaggagagattcACGCTGCTGGTAGAAGGGCCTTCTGCGCGGGACCGTCTGGCACTACGACGGGGCGTCGTGTCCTGTTCGTTGGCTGCTGGGGATAGGCCTGGTGATTCAGGAGGGCTAGGGGCTGTTTTGGCCCTCGTATAACCCTGCGACTGTGGTCCCATGCCTGGTAGATCGGCCGCCGAAAAGCGTGCTTCGTGAGTCCGAGGAGGCGCTGCACTGCCGGTGTTGTAGTAGCCTGCAGGGAGATAGGCAGACCGCctgttactgctgctgctgcgatgCATTCCGGCGGTGGGCGAAAAGAACAGCGCGCTATTCGAGCTGGGGGTCTTTGTGGAAGGTGACCTATGGTGTCGGTGGCTgtgacggtggtgatgatgccctccaccacccagctTCTCGAGGGTGACACCTGGTCCGGAGCTTGATCTCCTAGAGCGAGATCTTCGCTTCTTGGTGCGAAGCAGTCCTTTGGTTTCGGATGACCGAACCATGGCGGCTTGACGAACGGAACGGTTGACTGACCAGGCTACGAGGGCGCGCCAGGCCAGAATAGCGAATCCAATGGCACCAAGGACAGCCCCGACAACGATGAATAGAGTCCCCTCGGGGATCTTCGACTTCTGCATGTACGGTGCATCGGCCGTGGGTGGAACAGTGACGATGGGATAGCCActggttgaggaagaggaagaagaagagcttgAGTCAGTTGACGTGGACGAAGCATCTGTCGTTGAGCTAGACGATGAGTCCGTCGTGGTGGCAGCTGAAGTGGTAGTACTGTCATCTGACGAGGTTGTCGCAGAGTCCGTAGTTGAAGATGTGTCCGCCGTTGTGGCGGCAGTGGTTGTAGAGTCGTCGGTAGTGGAATCCTGAGCGACTGAAACTTGCGCGACAAAGACAATGATAAACAATAGAAGGAGTATGAATGAAGGCTGGCGGGCCCTTGAGAGGCCCACCGACAGGGCTACCATGGTTGATATAGACTCCTGGGTACGTATCAGATCGAGTGATAACGAGAGTTCGTAGAACCAGCAATGACCGGTGCAATTAGAGTTGATGCAAGAGACGCAACTTCATAGTCAAGAGGGATCCGAAATCGTCAGCAAAACAAGAACTGAATCGGATGTCTCTGGTCGTAGATTGATTGCATGGATAGCGGGTGTCTCCAGGCAGGCGGGCGGGACTTAATATCGGTCTCCACCCAAAACAAGAGGGTCAACAAGCGATGGATGCAAGGGTAAGACGGTGATCACCGAGGTAGGGCAGACAGCCAAACGAGGGACTACAGCGACAGCCGCTGTGCGGTTAATCCGTGTCTTGAGGACCCCCCAAAGCGAGCGATGAGCATGAAGAGAGCGAGCAAAGACGAGGTCTTTGACAGCCAAGCGGTGGTTGCCCCGTGCCATCCTCGGCCGGCCTGAGGCTTCCACACTATGGCCCACGTGATACCCAAGTTATTCTTAGCGGCGAGGTAAGTTCAGGCTATTGGGCCATTCCCTTAATTATTAACTCTAAATGTGAGACATTCTAGGATTCGTCATCAATCATGTTCGATGGTTAGATATCTACCTCGACGCCCAAACGATACCTACTTGGGTGCCACTTTCACTCGTACAATATGATAGATTCCACAAATAAGCAAACGCCGCTTCGCTGATATACAGCCTATTCATAATATAGCAAGTtatgcaaagaagaagcaagactAATGACACGAATCTGGAAGAACAACCGCTAatcactgctgcttcttctgcacaGCGGCCGATGTGTCCTTCTCGAATGCTGCATAGGGAACCTCCAAGCTCAAAAGAGCAGACAGTCCGACATAGAAGATCATCAGGAACACCAGGGTCGCGAGAAGTCCCATCCAAATGCCTGTTGACGGTCAGATTAAGTCTTGCGGTGGCTTGGTTTCGGTCTACATACCGGGTGTAAAGAACTGGTATTCCTGGAAAAGAGTCTTGTTGGACGAAGATTGACTGTCATGAGCAGAGTAGTCGCGCTTGAGGTCCATGTGAAGGGGATCCTGTTCCGCTTGGTAGAAATCGGAACCGGTGTCTTCAAGTTCCCTCGGGGAAGTGACGTAAAGGATCGTGTAGCCCTTGGACTCCGGGAGCCGGTCAATGACATTGAAGAGCAAGCCATCTACAAAAACAATAAGCATCTCTGCGGGAGTAGTATAGACGTGTGGGCCACCAACCGTTGTTCgaaagctgcttcttccgaTCATGTCCCGCAGGCAGGACAGGCAAGTCAACAACGATGATGCGGGACTCCGCATCGAAGTCGGCAGAGTGAGAATCAGCTAATCATTTGCTGTCAGTCATGTCCTTCATCAATCGACCACTCATACACAAGTGAGCACCTACAGGAAGCGTCCATCACGGTCGATTCAGCCCCGCACTCCTTCTCGAGCAACTTCTGGACATCCTTCGCCTCTATCTCGCCCACAACTTCATTCACAATCGTCTTTGTCCGGATGTTCTTGTCCTTCCCCGTCATCTTCCCACCAAGACGCGGTGCGGACTGGCGAGTAGCGAAGTCGGTGCTGTGCACACCGGGCTGAGAAGCAATAACATAGTAGTCGGAAGGGCAGCCACTCAGCCCCGTGGATAGATCTTCTAAGATAGCGGGAGCAGTCCGCAGCTGTGCCGACGTAGAAGGGATCCTGTAGAAGCTAGTTAGCTGGGACATGCTATGGGAGTCCCGCAATCGAGCAAGTGTCACGCATACTGGGAGGTCGATGCTAGGAAAAAGGGAGAGGTGTCGCGGATTGCGTTCGCCGTCGTCGCTCCCAGAGCGAGCAGCGAAAAGGTTCCCAAACGCATGGTGGTGAAATAGGGGGGTAGCTATCAGACGAGCGGACGGCTATCTAGAGAACCTCCGggaggaatgaatgatgatgttggagCCAGGCTGGTGGATTGGCCGACGACGGCTCGGAGGCGGTCGAGCCAACCACCGGCACGGCTTAGCTCGACTTGTCTCCCCGGCCGTGACGTTCTGGCAATGCGGCCGTTTTGGAAATTTTTCCCTGAACTAAAAATCCCCGCCTCAGAGAACAACATCACTTCTTCCATAATTTTAGACGATTCATTCGAATTGTCGCATATATACAAACATGGGGCCAGCAgcgaaaaggagaaaggTGGCCAGCAAAGTCGAAGAAGTTACCTTCGACGCTGCCGATCGCCAGCAGTTTCTCACAGGCTTTCGCAAGCGCAAACAACAACGCATTAAACATGCACAAGAGGTGGCCGAGCAGAAGGCCCGTGAACTGAAGCGTGAGGAGCGCAAAAGGGTATGTCTATTCGCCGGCGATCAGGTTGCTTAATTGCACCGGAACTAATTTTGCTTGCAATCTAGATCCGCGAAGAGCGAACCGCAGAATTCCAGCGCGCTATCGAGGAACATAAAAAACAACTCAAGAGATtgaaggaagaggacagTGATGAGGACAACTCGAGTTCGGGAAGTGGTGATGAAGACGACCAGGAATGGGAAGGGTTCGAAGAACCCCCAGCCGTGGATTACGAGGCCGAATACATAGACGAAGACAAGTACACGACGGTCACAGTGGAAGAAATGGATCCTTCCAGGGAAGGCCTACTGCGATCGGCAGGCAATGAGtcggacgacgaggaaga
This genomic window contains:
- a CDS encoding uncharacterized protein (COG:S;~EggNog:ENOG410PMZW;~SECRETED:SignalP(1-33);~TransMembrane:1 (n17-28c33/34o127-149i)), with product MVALSVGLSRARQPSFILLLLFIIVFVAQVSVAQDSTTDDSTTTAATTADTSSTTDSATTSSDDSTTTSAATTTDSSSSSTTDASSTSTDSSSSSSSSSTSGYPIVTVPPTADAPYMQKSKIPEGTLFIVVGAVLGAIGFAILAWRALVAWSVNRSVRQAAMVRSSETKGLLRTKKRRSRSRRSSSGPGVTLEKLGGGGHHHHRHSHRHHRSPSTKTPSSNSALFFSPTAGMHRSSSSNRRSAYLPAGYYNTGSAAPPRTHEARFSAADLPGMGPQSQGYTRAKTAPSPPESPGLSPAANEQDTTPRRSARRSRAEGPSTSSVNLSSPPQGRTPSAYLEDLFDNHNTPQNRH
- the pex10 gene encoding ubiquitin-protein ligase peroxin 10 (BUSCO:EOG092635ST;~COG:O;~EggNog:ENOG410PJ4X;~InterPro:IPR001841,IPR017907,IPR006845,IPR013083;~PFAM:PF13923,PF14634,PF04757,PF13920,PF14447, PF00097,PF13445,PF13639;~TransMembrane:2 (o198-216i237-256o)), coding for MADEDLSLTTSAPTPSVSPSAHFYPFATSPDIIRSHEKDVFMTGSLTSQAHSIVRSLRGARYAHTHSDAIKHLTEILYFALTTFIGNRTLGEEYCDLVQLEDDTLQLPSLPRRAGYILSSILLPWTLQRILPAFRQRLRSKLERSIARQQFKASQAKKTTVEQAKDNKSSKKTSFFTKLRIQKYILEHLDSITSLSPIYAVSIATFYFTGAYYHLSKRFSGLRYVFTKKVEEGEQRVGYEVLGVLLVLQIAVQGILHIKKVGADLGQENEDTGLEADAGMKQYGGSLIPSLENPSSLPLLPASAARYDFSEDSHAIPWIPEGQQRKCTLCLELFKDPSVTTCGHVFCWTCVRDWVREKPECPLCRQEVLLSKVLPLRG
- a CDS encoding Ac45/VOA1 transmembrane domain-containing protein (COG:S;~EggNog:ENOG410PQNX;~InterPro:IPR037654;~SECRETED:SignalP(1-18);~TransMembrane:1 (n3-13c18/19o241-265i);~go_process: GO:0006078 - (1->6)-beta-D-glucan biosynthetic process [Evidence IEA];~go_process: GO:0009272 - fungal-type cell wall biogenesis [Evidence IEA]) — its product is MRLGTFSLLALGATTANAIRDTSPFFLASTSQIPSTSAQLRTAPAILEDLSTGLSGCPSDYYVIASQPGVHSTDFATRQSAPRLGGKMTGKDKNIRTKTIVNEVVGEIEAKDVQKLLEKECGAESTVMDASSDSHSADFDAESRIIVVDLPVLPAGHDRKKQLSNNDGLLFNVIDRLPESKGYTILYVTSPRELEDTGSDFYQAEQDPLHMDLKRDYSAHDSQSSSNKTLFQEYQFFTPGIWMGLLATLVFLMIFYVGLSALLSLEVPYAAFEKDTSAAVQKKQQ
- the ERD1 gene encoding EXS domain-containing protein (COG:U;~EggNog:ENOG410PIWD;~InterPro:IPR004342;~PFAM:PF03124;~TransMembrane:5 (o20-41i66-87o107-123i326-342o348-367i);~go_component: GO:0016021 - integral component of membrane [Evidence IEA]), which translates into the protein MGVDQHAQLDRFSLFLPFPYRVAVILLAGFWGWGANLQYLLKANIDVPALIKYPARQSSSQRPHYASTYQLATILTIPLVVSLLIFWPATHGSAERVEAVEFIPQSYFFIGLFILILPFYRIARSGRYRFFMTLKRISLGGLAEAQDGKFGDILLADALTSYSRVLADLVVTFCMFFTTDVSSTSKPTRKCRTNDYVVPLIIAFPSIIRLRQCLIEYLRVRRATQRSQVAGSQGGQHLANALKYATAFPVIILAAKLKNYNPLDFYGYSEMSLSRLLFFFTFINSAYSFYWDVTKDWDLTLFSSARHSHEHPYGLRRHRYFANRQYYLAIIIDLAIRFSWLSRYVPGFVWMSETEFGIFILMFSEVARRWMWVFLRVEAEWIRNSRGPAPDDILLGEFGGKLDAD
- a CDS encoding 3'-5' exonuclease (COG:S;~EggNog:ENOG410PJ2P;~InterPro:IPR036397,IPR012337,IPR002562;~PFAM:PF01612;~go_function: GO:0003676 - nucleic acid binding [Evidence IEA];~go_function: GO:0008408 - 3'-5' exonuclease activity [Evidence IEA];~go_process: GO:0006139 - nucleobase-containing compound metabolic process [Evidence IEA]), coding for MMALRDAAMSCSTNGYMCIRTMQNQAAMTATRSRLLRRSCALIQHMTLNGSINRPYSALNSSSCSPRSSSSKNEKDILQSLPGTRHVSSRIDSRSCELKPRPSQASDTTLCNQTSPYTCRQNAVSNSHRHITYPFPAQERCYSSNTVLRPMIEHIIDSKDVGELQTPESPVLLAKSETLSASNNDIDESASENHPAGESKPVLTPAEDPPTPKFWSHTMLKSPEGKNIIVHYCKTLKSSEDVAQLFLNDKILGFDMEWKAQASAWNSIQDNVSLIQVANRERIALFHVALFRPGRKLSDLVPPSLKQIIESPDITKLGVSIKADCTRLRKYLKIDAHGIFELSHLHKLVKYCQSNPKLINKRPVNLSEQVEEHLGLPLEKAEDVRCSDWTVSLSYRQVQYAASDSYACICLFDTMDAKRKALDPRPPLPAHADLDLPIRIVQEPTVTTVPDDVEVVKP
- a CDS encoding rRNA-processing protein RRP17 (COG:S;~EggNog:ENOG410PQWB;~InterPro:IPR019186;~PFAM:PF09805), which translates into the protein MGPAAKRRKVASKVEEVTFDAADRQQFLTGFRKRKQQRIKHAQEVAEQKARELKREERKRIREERTAEFQRAIEEHKKQLKRLKEEDSDEDNSSSGSGDEDDQEWEGFEEPPAVDYEAEYIDEDKYTTVTVEEMDPSREGLLRSAGNESDDEEEEQTETKPAPDTKSTAAGEKTKKKTDNKPKKKKKKFRYESKEERKLTRVKERAAKSRKAQARRDRS
- the LSM5 gene encoding RNA-binding protein LSM5 (COG:A;~EggNog:ENOG410PQY0;~InterPro:IPR010920,IPR033871,IPR001163;~PFAM:PF01423), whose product is MASQLLPLELIDKCVGSRIWVIMKNDKEFAGTLLGFDDYVNMVLEDVTEFDYSGSQVKLPKILLNGNNVCMLIPGGEGPVGSS